DNA sequence from the Candidatus Polarisedimenticolia bacterium genome:
ACAGCGGCTCCGTCCATCCTTCCATCGAGGTTCTTCGCTATCCGCCTCCCCGGAGCGTGCGGGCCTTGTGGAGGGTGCACAATCTCTACGGGGTCATGCAAGCCAAGCGGGCCCTGGGAAGACATGACTTTTCGCACATGGATCTCTGCTATACGCCATCGATCGAGCTGGCGCTGGCCTTTCGAGACCTCTATCCACGTGTTCCGATCGTCTCCCATTGGGGCGCCGTGCTGACGAAGCGGGAATTCCTCGAGGAGACGCACGGCGCTGCATCGTGGTTCACCAGGCTCGACGCGCTCCTGGCCGAGCGGCTGGAGAAGCAATCCTACAGGGGCTCGCGCTGGTGCCATCTCGCCTCCACGAAGCTGGTCGCGCGCTTCAGGGAGGAGTACTTCGATCTTCCCAAGGGGTTCTTCCACATCTGTCCTTATGGGATCAGTCCGGAGAAATTCGATCGTGACCGGACATATGGCCCGGTAAGACAGGCTCATGGTGTGCCGGAGTCGGCCGTCGTGCTCCTGACCGTCTCGAGACTGGTCAAGTGGAAGAACACGGAAATGACGTTGAGGGCGTTCGCGCGGTGTGCCTCGAGGAGCGCGTACCTGATCGTGGTGGGGGACGGCGAGGAGCGGGAGCGACTGACAGTGCTGGCGGCCAGCCTGGGCGTGGCGGACAGAACGCGGTTCGTCGGTCATCAGGCCGACCCGGCGCCGTTCTACAGCGCGAGTGACATATTCGTCCTTCCGAGCCTCATCGAGTCTTTCGGCGTCGTGTATGCCGAGGCGATGTTCATGGGTTTGCCGTGTATAGGCATGCGCTATGACCCGCCGCAGGTGCTCAGCTCCGCTTCAGATGTCATCGTCGACGGGGAGACGGGATACTGCGTATCCACGCTGGAGGAGCTGACCGGGAGGTTTGACCTTCTCATCCAGAACGAGGACTTGCGCAGGAAGATGGGTCGGAATGCCCGGCAGGTCGCGTGCAGCCGATATTCGTGTGACCAGTACGGAGAGGACATCCTGTCTCTGGCGAGAAGGCAATTCGGGATCGAGACGCCCAGTGAAGCGACGTACTCGCGAAGGGCTCCTCTCGCCCTGGGCGGTTAGGGATGGGACTTCCGACGGGGGTGGTTTCGATGGGCGAGCGGACGGCGACACGCGTCCGGGACGAGTCGGCCGAAGGGGCACCGGCCCAGA
Encoded proteins:
- a CDS encoding glycosyltransferase family 4 protein, encoding MLTKREFLEETHGAASWFTRLDALLAERLEKQSYRGSRWCHLASTKLVARFREEYFDLPKGFFHICPYGISPEKFDRDRTYGPVRQAHGVPESAVVLLTVSRLVKWKNTEMTLRAFARCASRSAYLIVVGDGEERERLTVLAASLGVADRTRFVGHQADPAPFYSASDIFVLPSLIESFGVVYAEAMFMGLPCIGMRYDPPQVLSSASDVIVDGETGYCVSTLEELTGRFDLLIQNEDLRRKMGRNARQVACSRYSCDQYGEDILSLARRQFGIETPSEATYSRRAPLALGG